A region of Paenimyroides aestuarii DNA encodes the following proteins:
- a CDS encoding LptF/LptG family permease — MKILDRYILTSFVKTFFSVFAILFFIFVLQGIWVFIGDLAGKDLDFITIFKFLFFYSPKMIPMVLPLSVLLASIMTFGDFSENYEFAAMKSSGISLQRAMRSLIIFIFILSGLSFWFINNVAPKSEFKFVNMRRDIIHTKPAMAISAGQFNSLGALNIKVEEKYGEKDEQLRNVTMHVINQQNSQNKTVIKAKTGKIETNENSPILKLHLFDGNYYEDVTTRRSSSNEPFIKSDFKHYIMSIDVSEFDKSEEELQEISNTANMMNISQLAYTIDSLDNNLKNEIKIQADADKENTRLFLSNTPKEPEITYKTIRLDSLLKQKKYAQKISLYSNAVAVAENIKFNITNNKNAVNEKEKHINRHWVALYEKFVIAFSCLLMFFIGAPLGAIIRKGGLGLPMVFAVLIFITYHFINTFGKKLAQENGITPFFGAWLSTLILLPMAITFTYKATRDRGINSIDNLLYPLTNYLKTKFKKKQNNIENV; from the coding sequence GTGAAAATACTTGATCGTTATATATTAACAAGCTTTGTAAAAACATTTTTCTCGGTATTTGCAATCTTGTTTTTCATATTTGTTTTACAAGGAATTTGGGTCTTTATTGGTGATTTAGCCGGTAAAGACCTTGATTTTATTACAATATTTAAGTTTCTGTTTTTCTATTCGCCAAAAATGATTCCGATGGTTTTGCCTTTATCGGTTTTGTTGGCTTCTATTATGACGTTTGGCGATTTTTCAGAAAACTATGAGTTTGCTGCCATGAAATCATCGGGAATTTCATTGCAAAGAGCCATGCGTTCCTTAATCATCTTTATTTTTATTTTATCGGGTCTATCGTTTTGGTTCATTAACAATGTGGCGCCAAAATCAGAATTTAAGTTTGTGAATATGCGTAGAGATATCATTCATACCAAACCAGCTATGGCAATCTCTGCAGGACAATTTAACAGTTTAGGCGCTTTAAATATTAAGGTAGAAGAAAAATATGGCGAGAAAGATGAGCAGCTTCGCAATGTAACCATGCATGTTATCAACCAACAAAACAGTCAAAACAAAACCGTTATAAAAGCTAAAACCGGAAAAATTGAAACCAACGAAAACAGTCCGATTTTGAAACTGCATTTGTTCGATGGCAATTATTATGAAGATGTAACTACCCGCAGGTCTTCATCAAACGAACCTTTTATTAAATCAGATTTCAAACATTATATAATGAGTATTGATGTTTCAGAATTTGATAAATCGGAAGAAGAATTGCAAGAAATATCCAATACAGCAAACATGATGAATATTTCGCAGCTTGCTTACACCATAGATTCATTAGATAACAATCTTAAGAACGAAATAAAAATTCAGGCAGATGCCGACAAAGAAAACACACGTTTGTTTTTATCGAACACACCAAAAGAACCAGAAATCACTTATAAAACTATTCGTTTAGATTCGTTATTAAAGCAAAAAAAATATGCGCAAAAAATAAGTTTATATTCCAATGCTGTCGCTGTTGCTGAAAATATAAAATTCAATATCACCAACAATAAAAATGCAGTAAACGAAAAAGAAAAACACATAAACCGCCACTGGGTTGCCCTTTACGAAAAATTTGTAATTGCTTTCTCGTGTTTACTAATGTTTTTTATTGGTGCGCCTTTGGGTGCAATTATCAGAAAAGGCGGTTTAGGATTGCCTATGGTTTTTGCCGTTTTAATTTTTATTACCTATCATTTCATTAATACATTTGGAAAAAAATTAGCTCAAGAAAACGGAATTACACCTTTTTTTGGTGCATGGTTATCTACCCTAATTTTACTTCCCATGGCTATTACATTTACATACAAAGCCACTCGTGACCGGGGTATCAATAGCATAGACAACCTGCTGTATCCACTTACGAATTATTTAAAAACAAAGTTTAAAAAGAAACAAAACAATATCGAAAATGTCTGA
- a CDS encoding LolA family protein: MKKLATILSVLFIGIATHAQNATAAKKLLDEVSAKTKSYKNMVIDFSFNNGKQETNGKATIQGEKYTVDFMGITQIFDGSKMYIINPNDEEVTIASAQSADSQAVSIASLLSFYKKGYTYVWDKKQTINGKPIQFIKLIPTSKKDVKEIYLGIDTKNKNIYNRTDVYKSGSKSIITLKSFKTNQALSKNLFTFAKSKYPNYYINNLD; this comes from the coding sequence ATGAAAAAATTAGCAACAATACTTTCTGTTTTATTTATAGGAATAGCAACTCATGCTCAAAACGCAACTGCTGCAAAGAAGCTTTTAGATGAAGTTTCGGCAAAAACAAAATCTTATAAAAATATGGTTATTGATTTTAGTTTTAACAACGGAAAGCAAGAAACCAACGGAAAAGCTACTATTCAAGGCGAAAAATATACGGTAGATTTCATGGGAATTACTCAAATTTTTGATGGTTCTAAAATGTACATCATCAATCCAAACGATGAAGAAGTAACAATTGCAAGTGCCCAATCAGCAGATTCGCAAGCCGTGAGCATTGCAAGTTTATTATCTTTTTACAAAAAAGGTTACACCTATGTGTGGGATAAAAAACAAACGATCAACGGAAAACCGATCCAATTCATTAAACTGATTCCTACCTCAAAAAAAGATGTTAAAGAAATCTATTTAGGCATCGACACCAAAAATAAAAATATTTACAACCGCACCGATGTGTACAAAAGCGGCAGTAAATCAATCATAACGTTAAAATCTTTCAAAACAAATCAAGCATTGTCAAAAAACCTTTTTACCTTTGCAAAGTCAAAATATCCAAATTATTACATCAACAATTTAGATTAA
- a CDS encoding DNA translocase FtsK, producing MPAKKKPDTKSTKQNPPKAKQTATNGARISFIFGTLFLMFSVILLCSFISYFTSGAFDQSIVNQLDNRELEPQNWIGKFGAWLAHNFIFNGFGIASFLFVKIFAEIALWFGIRFSAAKLRRMIFWDLFAVLVLSIALGHFGANHPFLGGVVGFEMNDYLQDYIGQIGALLVVVFLIIFYLIFRVKMTPKAFTNVVSNTHAKIKDNLEKAEDIIKTQPAQPININQPVKEDAKVSVPAPTAKKEVAEPAVSNQIDFSLNKEEETENDDYLTNFSVTDNSKKETTHHEEFIIETTKEEAISDEDLATKIVEDFGLFDPTLELSKYQFPTSELLFEHTTGGITINQAELEENKNRIVETLNNYKIGIAQIKATVGPTVTLYEIVPDAGIRISKIKSLEDDIALSLSALGIRIIAPIPGKGTIGIEVPNTKPTTVSMKSLILSPKFQNAEMELPIAIGKTISNETFVFDLAKMPHLLMAGATGQGKSVGLNAVLTSLLYKKHPAEVKFVLVDPKKVELTLFNKIERHFLAKLPDTEDAIITDNTKVIHTLNSMCIEMDNRYSLLKDAMVRNIKEYNEKFKQRKLNPELGHRFLPYIVLVVDEFADLIMTAGKEVETPIARLAQLARAIGIHLIIATQRPSVNVITGIIKANFPARIAFRVSSKIDSRTILDGPGADQLIGRGDLLFTQGNDTVRVQCGFVDTPEVEKITEFIGAQKGYGDAYLLPEYVGEESGTSLDIDIADRDVMFREAAEIIVTAQQGSASLLQRKLKLGYNRAGRLIDQLEAAGIVGPFEGSKARSVNIPDLVSLDEFLNNEK from the coding sequence ATGCCAGCAAAGAAAAAACCTGATACAAAAAGTACAAAACAAAATCCGCCAAAGGCTAAACAAACAGCCACAAACGGTGCACGCATAAGTTTTATTTTCGGAACATTGTTTTTAATGTTTTCGGTGATTTTGCTGTGCAGTTTTATCTCCTATTTCACCTCAGGAGCTTTTGACCAAAGCATCGTAAACCAATTAGATAACCGCGAGCTAGAACCTCAAAATTGGATTGGTAAGTTTGGTGCCTGGTTGGCTCACAATTTCATTTTTAATGGCTTTGGAATTGCATCCTTTTTATTCGTAAAAATCTTTGCTGAAATTGCACTTTGGTTTGGCATTCGGTTCAGTGCTGCCAAGTTGCGCCGAATGATTTTTTGGGATTTGTTTGCGGTATTAGTGCTTTCCATTGCATTGGGACATTTTGGTGCAAATCATCCGTTTTTGGGTGGTGTGGTTGGTTTTGAAATGAACGATTATTTGCAAGATTATATTGGGCAAATAGGCGCTTTGTTAGTAGTGGTTTTCTTAATAATTTTCTACTTGATTTTCAGAGTAAAAATGACTCCGAAGGCATTTACAAACGTAGTTTCGAACACGCATGCCAAAATAAAGGATAATTTAGAAAAAGCAGAAGATATTATTAAAACGCAACCTGCACAACCTATAAACATCAACCAGCCTGTAAAAGAAGATGCAAAAGTAAGTGTGCCTGCTCCCACAGCTAAAAAAGAAGTGGCTGAACCTGCGGTTTCAAACCAAATTGATTTTAGTTTAAACAAAGAAGAGGAAACAGAAAACGATGACTATTTAACCAATTTCTCAGTTACAGACAACAGTAAAAAAGAAACAACGCATCACGAAGAATTCATCATTGAAACCACAAAAGAAGAAGCGATATCTGATGAAGATTTAGCTACTAAAATTGTGGAAGACTTTGGATTGTTTGACCCCACATTGGAATTATCGAAATACCAATTTCCAACCAGCGAATTACTTTTTGAACACACAACAGGCGGTATCACTATTAATCAAGCAGAATTAGAAGAAAATAAAAACCGCATTGTTGAAACATTAAACAACTATAAAATTGGTATTGCACAAATCAAAGCAACCGTTGGACCAACTGTAACGCTTTATGAAATTGTGCCTGATGCCGGTATTCGTATTTCAAAAATTAAAAGTTTGGAAGACGATATTGCATTGTCATTATCTGCTTTAGGAATTCGTATTATTGCACCTATTCCGGGAAAAGGAACTATTGGTATCGAAGTTCCGAATACAAAACCCACAACGGTTTCAATGAAATCGTTGATTTTATCGCCCAAATTTCAAAATGCCGAAATGGAATTGCCTATTGCAATTGGTAAAACTATTTCAAATGAAACATTTGTTTTCGATTTGGCTAAAATGCCCCATTTACTAATGGCGGGTGCTACCGGACAAGGAAAATCGGTTGGATTAAATGCCGTATTAACATCATTGCTATACAAGAAACATCCTGCCGAAGTGAAATTCGTTTTGGTGGATCCAAAGAAGGTAGAATTAACGTTGTTCAACAAAATTGAGCGTCATTTCTTAGCGAAATTACCCGATACTGAAGATGCAATTATCACCGATAACACCAAAGTAATTCACACATTGAACTCTATGTGTATTGAAATGGACAATCGCTATTCACTGTTGAAAGATGCCATGGTACGCAACATTAAAGAGTATAATGAAAAATTTAAGCAACGCAAGTTAAATCCTGAATTAGGGCATCGTTTTCTACCTTATATTGTTTTGGTGGTTGATGAGTTTGCCGATTTAATTATGACCGCCGGTAAAGAAGTAGAAACCCCCATTGCTCGTTTAGCACAGCTGGCGCGTGCCATTGGTATTCACTTAATTATTGCCACTCAACGCCCGTCGGTAAACGTAATTACAGGTATTATTAAAGCCAATTTCCCTGCCCGAATTGCTTTCCGTGTGAGTTCAAAAATCGATTCAAGAACTATTTTAGATGGTCCCGGAGCAGATCAATTAATAGGTCGCGGAGATTTACTTTTTACCCAAGGAAACGATACCGTTCGTGTGCAATGTGGTTTTGTTGACACACCAGAGGTTGAAAAAATCACAGAATTTATTGGTGCTCAGAAAGGTTATGGCGATGCGTATTTATTGCCAGAATATGTAGGTGAAGAAAGTGGCACAAGTCTTGATATTGATATTGCAGACCGCGATGTAATGTTCCGCGAAGCTGCTGAAATTATTGTTACGGCACAGCAAGGATCGGCATCGTTGTTACAAAGAAAACTAAAATTGGGGTATAACCGTGCCGGCCGATTAATCGATCAGTTAGAAGCTGCAGGAATTGTAGGGCCTTTTGAAGGTAGCAAAGCACGCTCTGTGAACATTCCCGATTTGGTTTCTTTAGATGAATTTTTAAACAACGAAAAATAA
- a CDS encoding diacylglycerol kinase family protein produces MKHKKTSFLSGRIKSVTYALKGFYLLISTEHSIITQLLISGFMCGVGFYFEISLVEWMFQILAIGLVLTAESLNTAIEAVCDYIQPNFDKKIGFIKDIAAGAVTFAALTAIVIGAIIYLPKIL; encoded by the coding sequence ATGAAGCACAAAAAAACATCTTTCCTTTCGGGTAGAATTAAAAGCGTAACCTATGCCCTTAAAGGGTTTTACCTTTTAATTTCAACAGAACACAGCATTATTACCCAATTGCTCATTAGTGGGTTTATGTGCGGTGTTGGTTTCTATTTCGAAATCAGCCTTGTGGAATGGATGTTTCAAATTCTTGCTATAGGTTTAGTGTTAACAGCCGAAAGTCTTAACACTGCTATCGAAGCCGTGTGCGATTACATACAACCCAATTTCGACAAAAAAATAGGATTTATTAAAGATATAGCCGCCGGTGCCGTAACTTTTGCTGCATTAACAGCCATTGTTATTGGTGCTATTATTTATCTACCAAAAATATTATAG
- a CDS encoding DUF6952 family protein yields the protein MKLPVIKHLTQFIEENDQDYINETIEVLEALTEVPSLKDEELDVIGELISNMYGALEVDKLIKSGTPKKEALNTFMQRVLGSIDK from the coding sequence ATGAAACTACCTGTAATAAAACATCTTACGCAATTCATAGAAGAGAACGATCAAGATTATATCAATGAAACGATTGAAGTTTTAGAAGCTTTAACCGAAGTTCCCTCTTTAAAAGATGAAGAATTAGATGTAATTGGCGAATTAATCTCTAATATGTATGGTGCGCTTGAAGTTGATAAACTTATTAAATCAGGCACTCCGAAAAAAGAAGCTTTAAACACTTTTATGCAACGTGTATTAGGGTCAATTGATAAATAA
- a CDS encoding thioredoxin family protein, with the protein MVLELEQDNLQEVITQNEKVAVQFSASWCGNCRIMKPKFKKMASEKEDIAFVIVDAEKFPESRKLANVSNLPTFAIFNNGALVDETQTNKAEVLAELVNKLT; encoded by the coding sequence ATGGTATTAGAACTAGAACAAGATAATTTACAAGAGGTTATTACTCAAAATGAAAAAGTAGCTGTTCAATTTTCGGCTTCATGGTGCGGAAACTGCCGTATTATGAAACCTAAATTCAAAAAAATGGCTAGCGAAAAAGAAGATATCGCTTTTGTAATTGTTGATGCAGAGAAATTTCCTGAATCAAGAAAATTAGCAAATGTATCCAACCTACCAACTTTTGCGATTTTTAACAATGGGGCATTAGTTGATGAAACCCAAACCAACAAAGCAGAGGTTTTAGCAGAATTAGTGAATAAATTAACCTAA
- a CDS encoding peroxiredoxin, with the protein MALVGKQFPNITVDAISEMGDDLRINVLEEATKNNKKVLLFWYPKDFTFVCPTELHAFQAALPEFEKRNTMVIGASCDTNEVHFAWLNTAKDNGGIEGVTYPLLADTTRNLSSVLGILDVTSETYNEELDSVQIEGSNVTFRATYLIDETGKIFHESVNDMPLGRNVNEYLRLIDAYSHVQTHGEVCPANWESGKEAMNANRNSTAEYLAKL; encoded by the coding sequence ATGGCATTAGTAGGAAAACAATTCCCAAACATTACAGTTGACGCAATTTCAGAAATGGGCGATGATTTACGAATCAACGTTTTAGAAGAAGCAACAAAAAACAATAAAAAAGTATTATTATTCTGGTATCCAAAAGATTTTACTTTTGTGTGTCCTACAGAGCTTCACGCATTTCAAGCTGCTTTGCCTGAGTTTGAAAAAAGAAACACAATGGTAATTGGTGCATCATGCGATACAAATGAAGTGCATTTTGCATGGTTGAACACAGCGAAAGATAATGGTGGAATTGAAGGTGTAACTTATCCGTTATTAGCAGATACTACAAGAAACCTTTCAAGCGTTTTAGGAATTTTAGATGTTACATCTGAAACGTATAACGAAGAATTGGATTCTGTTCAAATCGAAGGCTCAAATGTTACTTTCCGCGCCACTTATTTAATTGATGAAACAGGAAAAATTTTCCACGAATCGGTAAACGATATGCCGTTAGGACGTAACGTAAACGAGTATTTACGTTTAATTGATGCGTATTCACACGTGCAAACACATGGCGAAGTTTGTCCGGCAAACTGGGAATCAGGTAAAGAAGCAATGAATGCAAACCGCAATTCTACTGCTGAATATTTAGCAAAACTTTAA
- a CDS encoding amino acid permease produces the protein MNIFRKKNVTDILAELEANENKNESLGKFLTQKDLIFFGIAAIVGAGVFSTIGQASYDGGPAVIFLFMFTALACGFAAMAYAEFASMVPVSGSAYTYSYVAFGEMIAWIIGWSLIMEYAVGNITLAISWSDYFTGLLSNMGIHLPQWIQMDYLSANKGFNDAMALMASGKSFENLPTNIQLAHTAWTTAPQIGTFHFVADIPALGIIFLITWLVYRGMKESRNASNIMVFVKLAVIALVLVVGVFYVDMDNFDPFAPNGFSGVLKGVSAVFFAYIGFDAISTTAEECKNPQRDLPRSMIWSIVICTLLYIAIALVLTGMVNYKELRVGDPLAYVFDQVNLKWFAGIVAVSAVVAMASVLLVFQMGQPRIWMSMSRDGLLPPKFSKIHPKYKTPSFATIVTGFVVAIPALFMNLTMVTDLCSIGTLFAFSLVCAGVLVLQDKDIPRGKFRIPYVNGKYILPVGFILGLLSVFIWNKNGVEAFVYNTPQVYEPTPFVTQLSKQEADQMIYYIQINDAINPDQFTNDLEAILTSVHEKSADAYTVLIEKAPVQKHLKFETGFNLFKHKIPMWLFLFSMVFLCIWSFKKNLSLIPMLGLICCMYMMAELTIWNWLYFTVWLIIGLLIYFSYSRFHSKLNGK, from the coding sequence ATGAATATATTCCGTAAAAAAAATGTGACCGATATTCTTGCCGAGTTAGAGGCAAATGAAAACAAAAACGAAAGTTTAGGAAAGTTTTTAACTCAAAAAGATCTCATCTTTTTTGGTATAGCTGCTATTGTGGGTGCTGGTGTTTTTAGTACCATTGGTCAAGCAAGTTATGATGGTGGTCCAGCTGTGATTTTCTTGTTTATGTTTACAGCTTTGGCTTGTGGATTTGCAGCAATGGCCTATGCCGAATTTGCGTCGATGGTTCCGGTTTCGGGTAGTGCTTACACGTATAGTTATGTAGCTTTTGGCGAAATGATTGCTTGGATCATTGGTTGGTCACTCATTATGGAATATGCGGTTGGAAATATCACACTTGCAATTTCTTGGAGTGATTATTTCACAGGTCTTTTAAGCAATATGGGCATTCATTTACCTCAGTGGATACAGATGGATTATCTTTCTGCAAACAAAGGCTTTAACGATGCAATGGCATTAATGGCAAGTGGAAAATCGTTTGAAAATTTACCAACAAACATTCAACTAGCACACACCGCATGGACGACTGCGCCTCAAATAGGCACTTTTCATTTTGTGGCAGATATACCGGCTTTAGGCATTATATTTTTAATCACGTGGTTGGTGTATCGGGGTATGAAAGAATCGCGAAACGCAAGCAATATCATGGTTTTTGTGAAACTGGCTGTGATTGCTTTGGTCTTAGTTGTAGGTGTTTTCTATGTAGATATGGATAACTTTGACCCATTTGCACCTAATGGATTTTCAGGTGTTCTAAAGGGTGTTTCGGCTGTTTTCTTTGCTTATATAGGTTTTGATGCCATTTCTACCACAGCCGAAGAATGCAAAAATCCGCAGCGCGATTTGCCTCGAAGCATGATTTGGTCTATCGTGATTTGTACTTTATTATACATTGCGATTGCTTTGGTTTTAACAGGAATGGTAAATTACAAAGAATTGCGGGTAGGCGATCCATTGGCTTACGTTTTTGATCAGGTAAATCTAAAATGGTTTGCCGGAATTGTAGCAGTAAGTGCCGTAGTTGCCATGGCAAGTGTTTTGCTGGTTTTTCAAATGGGGCAGCCGCGTATTTGGATGAGTATGAGCCGTGATGGATTGTTGCCACCAAAGTTTTCAAAAATACATCCAAAATATAAAACACCGTCATTTGCAACCATTGTTACAGGTTTCGTAGTGGCAATTCCTGCTTTGTTTATGAATTTAACCATGGTGACCGATTTATGCAGCATTGGTACGCTTTTCGCCTTTTCTTTGGTTTGCGCAGGTGTTTTGGTGCTGCAAGATAAAGACATTCCAAGAGGCAAGTTTCGAATTCCTTATGTAAACGGAAAGTATATTTTGCCTGTGGGTTTTATTTTAGGATTGCTTTCGGTTTTTATCTGGAACAAGAATGGGGTAGAAGCTTTTGTGTATAATACTCCTCAGGTTTATGAACCTACCCCTTTTGTAACACAACTTTCCAAACAAGAAGCAGATCAAATGATTTATTATATACAAATTAATGATGCAATCAACCCCGACCAATTCACCAATGATTTAGAGGCAATACTCACTTCGGTTCATGAAAAATCGGCAGATGCATATACCGTTTTGATTGAAAAAGCGCCTGTACAAAAGCATCTAAAATTTGAAACCGGTTTTAACCTTTTCAAACATAAAATACCTATGTGGTTGTTTTTGTTTTCTATGGTTTTTCTATGTATTTGGAGTTTTAAAAAGAATTTATCTTTAATTCCTATGCTAGGACTTATTTGCTGCATGTACATGATGGCAGAGCTCACTATTTGGAATTGGTTGTATTTTACCGTTTGGTTAATTATTGGGTTGCTGATTTACTTTAGCTATTCGCGTTTTCACAGTAAATTGAATGGGAAGTAA
- a CDS encoding zinc-dependent peptidase produces the protein MLFFGSSHFYDRYRLENPNGNFPLKLAPEQVVFQFADAITKVFPIFNQLPHKFKLNFSMRILEFLKQYAIIPKENAPLTNAHKVAIAATYVKLTLGYKYFLINTFNKVIVYPTAYYFPQLDETHTGHFNPKLKTIMLALDVFENDILYNEDGKDVALHEFTHALCFEMLQTAAKHPDAERFKKGFRLIVEWIQVAENQSRINQVDFVRAYAFTDRLELVSVLIELFFEKETAFKQHFPDLYLHVGNMIKHPKTR, from the coding sequence ATGCTTTTCTTTGGCTCTTCCCATTTTTATGACCGCTATCGTTTAGAAAATCCCAACGGAAATTTTCCTTTAAAGTTAGCACCTGAACAAGTTGTTTTTCAATTTGCGGATGCCATTACAAAAGTTTTTCCAATTTTTAATCAATTGCCGCATAAGTTTAAGCTGAACTTTAGCATGCGGATTCTAGAGTTTTTAAAACAGTATGCAATCATACCAAAAGAAAATGCACCGCTAACCAACGCCCACAAAGTGGCAATTGCAGCAACTTATGTAAAGCTTACTTTGGGATATAAGTACTTTTTAATCAATACCTTTAATAAGGTTATTGTCTATCCAACGGCTTACTATTTTCCACAATTAGATGAAACCCATACCGGACATTTTAACCCTAAATTGAAAACCATTATGTTGGCCTTAGATGTTTTTGAGAATGATATTCTTTATAACGAAGACGGAAAAGATGTAGCATTGCACGAATTTACACATGCCTTGTGTTTTGAAATGTTGCAAACTGCCGCAAAACATCCCGATGCAGAACGTTTTAAAAAGGGATTTCGCTTAATTGTGGAATGGATTCAAGTTGCTGAAAATCAATCGAGAATAAATCAAGTTGATTTTGTGCGTGCCTATGCTTTTACGGATCGATTAGAGTTGGTTTCGGTTTTAATTGAATTGTTTTTTGAAAAAGAAACCGCTTTTAAACAACATTTTCCCGATTTGTACCTACACGTGGGCAATATGATTAAGCACCCAAAAACCAGATAA
- a CDS encoding threonine aldolase family protein — protein sequence MYNFRNDYSEGAHPNILQKLITTNLQQQPGYGDDVYSEQAKILLKKHLENFNAAIHFVSGGTQTNLLVIAALLKVHEAVISAHTGHIFSHETGAIEAVGHRIITIETTNGKLQQQCIEAALKNYQLRPHIVKPKMVYISNATEVGSIYTKAELIALWEFCQTNNLLLFMDGARLGNALMTPKSDVTLADLSKYTDVFYIGGTKNGALLGEAIVFNNQSLAPEFDYVLKQKGALLAKGRLLGIQFLELFTNDLYFQLATHANQMAMKMATAISALGFGFLSEPVTNQIFPILPKKVIESLANKYLFYQWKEIDAETAIIRLITSWATDEQVVNEFIADLQQAVN from the coding sequence ATGTATAACTTTAGAAACGATTATTCCGAAGGCGCTCACCCAAATATTCTTCAAAAACTTATTACAACCAATTTGCAGCAACAGCCTGGGTATGGTGATGATGTTTATTCAGAACAAGCAAAAATATTGCTAAAAAAGCATTTGGAAAATTTCAATGCAGCTATACATTTTGTTTCGGGCGGCACACAAACCAATTTACTCGTGATTGCTGCTTTACTAAAAGTGCATGAAGCGGTGATCAGTGCACATACCGGACATATCTTTTCACACGAAACAGGTGCCATTGAAGCTGTGGGGCATCGCATTATTACAATTGAAACGACAAATGGTAAGTTGCAACAGCAATGCATCGAGGCTGCTCTAAAAAATTATCAATTACGCCCCCACATAGTTAAACCAAAAATGGTTTATATTTCAAACGCCACCGAAGTGGGCAGCATTTACACCAAAGCCGAGTTGATTGCCTTGTGGGAATTTTGCCAAACAAATAATTTGTTGCTTTTTATGGATGGCGCTCGTTTGGGAAATGCTTTAATGACCCCAAAATCGGATGTGACATTGGCCGACCTTTCAAAATATACTGATGTTTTTTACATAGGAGGAACAAAAAATGGTGCATTGTTAGGCGAAGCCATCGTTTTTAATAATCAATCTTTAGCACCTGAATTTGATTATGTGTTGAAACAAAAGGGTGCATTATTGGCAAAAGGCAGGCTATTAGGGATTCAATTTTTAGAATTATTTACAAACGATTTATACTTTCAATTGGCAACACATGCCAACCAAATGGCAATGAAAATGGCTACAGCAATAAGCGCATTAGGATTCGGTTTTTTATCGGAACCAGTTACCAACCAAATTTTTCCAATTCTTCCCAAAAAAGTAATCGAATCATTAGCAAATAAATATCTTTTTTATCAGTGGAAAGAGATAGATGCCGAAACAGCCATAATACGACTCATTACTTCATGGGCTACGGATGAGCAAGTGGTAAATGAATTTATTGCCGATTTGCAACAAGCAGTGAATTGA
- a CDS encoding DNA topoisomerase IB, with the protein MYLRKKHGKGFRYLNSKGETVTDTALKNYFKSLVIPPAWTEVEIAEKKKSKILVTGRDLQGRKQYIYNPQFRQKQEQKKFDRIIDFAEQLEHMRRVTGQHLRKRKPTREKVLATMVRLLESAFFRPGSDTYTKQNQSYGLTTLRSKHLTINGNELVFTYRGKSGKDQEKHIVDAKLAKIVQEVDDLPGYEIFKFIDENGAVQDVKSEHLNQYIHEVMGDAFSAKDFRTWSGTMIAAIALDELNAEEPLDQKTMDKNIRKAVIQVSEKLGNTPAVARSSYIDPRVIDKYLDGKTLRYFQKEINKMLQTSENLSNSELGVLCLLRERLK; encoded by the coding sequence ATGTATCTTCGAAAAAAACATGGAAAGGGTTTTCGTTACCTTAATTCAAAGGGAGAAACCGTTACCGATACCGCACTGAAAAACTACTTTAAATCATTGGTTATCCCACCGGCGTGGACTGAAGTAGAAATTGCAGAAAAGAAAAAAAGCAAAATTTTAGTTACTGGGCGTGATCTTCAAGGCCGAAAACAATACATCTACAACCCGCAATTCCGACAAAAACAAGAACAGAAAAAATTTGACCGAATTATTGATTTTGCCGAGCAACTGGAGCACATGCGCCGGGTTACCGGACAACATCTTCGCAAAAGAAAACCCACACGCGAAAAGGTGCTTGCCACTATGGTGCGTTTGCTAGAATCTGCTTTTTTCCGACCTGGAAGCGATACCTATACCAAACAAAATCAATCGTATGGATTAACCACGTTACGCAGTAAACATTTGACAATTAATGGCAACGAGCTGGTTTTTACTTATCGGGGCAAATCGGGCAAAGACCAAGAGAAGCATATTGTGGACGCTAAGTTGGCCAAAATAGTGCAGGAAGTAGATGACTTGCCCGGCTATGAAATTTTTAAATTTATCGATGAAAACGGTGCTGTTCAAGATGTGAAAAGCGAGCATTTAAACCAATACATTCACGAAGTAATGGGCGATGCTTTTTCTGCAAAGGATTTCAGAACGTGGTCAGGTACCATGATTGCTGCTATTGCATTGGACGAACTGAATGCCGAAGAACCTTTGGATCAAAAAACGATGGATAAAAACATTCGGAAGGCAGTGATTCAAGTGAGTGAAAAATTAGGAAATACACCAGCAGTAGCACGAAGTTCGTATATCGACCCAAGAGTAATCGATAAATACCTTGATGGGAAAACACTGCGGTATTTTCAGAAAGAAATAAACAAAATGCTTCAAACAAGCGAAAATTTATCAAATAGCGAATTGGGCGTTTTATGCCTTTTGCGTGAACGTTTAAAGTAA